The proteins below come from a single Plasmodium sp. gorilla clade G2 genome assembly, chromosome: 13 genomic window:
- a CDS encoding deoxyhypusine hydroxylase: MGENNHNINKINDINIINNNYINCDSVTGGSNNNKVRIIKYEESTNKEFILKYLVNIKNDYIEKQMRALYECREVYKDDIDEVINILTFALKNNDSILLRHEIAYVIGQISNEKCNNILINLLNDENENIMVRHEAAEGLAAIGSESNIPIIKKHLNDINVEVRETCELALSSLIEKNKYTTCSCINKIKPYKNNMLNDNTYNNNINSNSYIPDDDTNDIYLNSKKKFNTIDPVVCISDSNNKKNVYDLIRDLNNKELALKNRYEALFLLRDMETDISLNALGEALINDKSSAIFRHELAFVLGQVLHLNSLKYLLSSLKNISEHEMVRHEVALALGSLGSLNLNSDEYKIIQEQIIDTLKKYSKDKCVVVAESCLVGLDYISENLNISIEVN; this comes from the coding sequence ATGGGAGAGAATAACCacaacataaataaaataaatgacataaatattataaataataattatatcaaTTGTGATAGTGTAACAGGtggtagtaataataataaagtgagaattataaaatatgaagagAGTACGAACAAAGAGTTcattttgaaatatttaGTTAACATAAAGAAtgattatatagaaaaacaaATGAGAGCTTTATATGAATGCAGAGAAGTTTATAAGGATGATATCGATGaagtaataaatatacttaCTTTTGCTTTAAAAAATAACGATAGTATTTTATTAAGACATGAAATAGCTTATGTAATAGGACAAATAAGTAatgaaaaatgtaataatatattaattaatttattaaatgatgaaaatgaaaatataatggTTAGACACGAAGCTGCAGAAGGTTTGGCTGCTATTGGTAGTGAATCTAATATCcctataataaaaaaacatttgaatgatataaatgtagAAGTAAGAGAAACATGTGAATTAGCTTTAAGTTCTttgatagaaaaaaataaatatacaactTGTTCgtgtattaataaaataaaaccatataaaaataatatgctaaatgataatacatataataataatattaatagcaATAGTTATATTCCAGATGATGATactaatgatatatatttgaattcaaaaaaaaaattcaatacTATAGATCCAGTAGTTTGTATATcagatagtaataataaaaaaaatgtttatgatttaataagagatttaaataataaagaattagctttaaaaaatagatatgaagctttatttttattaagagATATGGAAACAGATATATCATTGAATGCACTAGGTGAAGCCctaataaatgataaatcaTCTGCAATTTTTAGACATGAATTAGCTTTTGTATTAGGTCAAGTCTTACATTtaaattctttaaaatatttattatcatcattaaaaaatattagtgAGCATGAAATGGTAAGACATGAAGTTGCCTTAGCTTTAGGTTCTTTAGGAAGTCTTAATTTAAATTctgatgaatataaaataatacaagaACAAATTATAGACACcttgaaaaaatattcaaaggATAAATGTGTAGTTGTTGCTGAGAGTTGCTTAGTGGGCTTGGATTACATATcagaaaatttaaatatatctatagaGGTTAACTAG
- a CDS encoding DEAD/DEAH box ATP-dependent RNA helicase, putative — MTKGNTILIDHINTTIIKDEEEKKEMIPGDDCSNSSTPLYFNDEPNKLSNKEKKKLEYQKRIQKKKEKQLKKVQKLITKTQSGSLSYLKNNIVSSSVFNKLIDEKKKEGKNNDANRNSDNINDTNDIYNNNNNKKNKKNKIKNNNVNNMNIQEYSSESSLEENKGKNDLYSHLENISKKKLIKKLKNKNKHAKEIEKKKLFKKIQELKLNNTEQKNLMIPFDIKNISKNNEHLDKLLKTYEELNIELPHYLKIIKTKIEKKRKRYLDKIEYLKEEKNVQEKENIISEEEQCDIKKKNKINSFKEQSQNYIETNNINETYSDQNTNILKSESSDEDYKKMNPHNNYHDSDMDDESISSYHNSAEEKEKDLNKNINNNNNNNNNNTCNGDKRKVCYKNVQVNRKEHIDKVRLSLPVLDYEQEIIEAVLNYDVVFINGETGCGKSTQVPQFLYEYGFTSNNYFIGITQPRKIAVKSICNRLNVELNEEICGYQIRFEKSYFLKQSKMKVMTEGILLKEIMSDFILSKYSVIILDEAHERSINMDIILGILSIICKIRNDNYHNFKSDIIPIKIIIMSATINDNNLFKNKIFQNYTTVNIPTQKIPVVDHFLSYTPKDYVEEAKRKIIQIHKKLPQGSILVFLTSQEEIYRLYNMLSNLKITTLKCEEQGENKIMDEVNFDVFDLSEGEQNKDEKVSLFFRETDENKEKKILFDVSEEEDNVDSDNNNNNNSDDDNNNNSDDDNNNNSDDDNNNNSDDDNNSDDDNNSDDKNNSDDNNNSDDHNNSDDHNNSDGNKKKNIIINTNKLNNNTKKNSSIWKGSDGSGTLKIFKLYSNLPMKEQMKLFHNPKDNERICILSTNIAETSLTLPNIRYVIDCGKEKRKIYSNLNDYSYYIIDNISKCSAIQRKGRAGRILYLLKKNKKNKKKMENEKGHVYKLYSSNYYNYFFKNDNDYPILNYPLDSLILYLLSFNIKNVENFPFINKPDKSKFIEAKKRLLYLNCIHFVYKDIQFLFKHIDPKKCLKNSIQFHINKFNPHNKKDGITLTGSFILSLPISTRYAKIFTDVCLKSLAMKQIHTIPLAALLVSSLYLESIFSYDYKLKMKYMKKKTNNNNNNLTLHHHKEQEERKKKNQNNLINLFLVNKKNEKDTFTNSDDHDDDDTLSSSNNDISDDNFINNINIDELENFKEQFDNDILFYLNICTKFYFSKDRNTTCQIMHLDKKKMNELLKLSNHLLKIINYKLNINISLDMLEQNISDISKNIIHYAVIQGFIDHLAIRSDLVHNEYARNQNISYNNKKAYITQNMNIPIYINSTSVLYNNRPYPKYILYNYITKNRNSYVMFDCLKINDSELASITNVCIFINEYERIPPAKYDKDNDKIIVYIKPLYLPSSHYLSITDKELNEKDFLFYNYFALFILDGSMFLKMTKFQIFYSHTTYDIINSAQENIKRFIEALRNAQINNRTSLITKWKEDRDFLKDEFLSLIEKKFNKNQNDFFNNNWPPVD; from the exons aTGACAAAAGGAAATACAATATTGATAGATCATATTAATACGACTATtataaaagatgaagaagaaaaaaaagaaatgattCCAGGAGATGACTGTTCAAATTCATCAACACCACTCTATTTTAATGATGAACCCAACAAGTTAagtaataaagaaaaaaagaaattagaatatcaaaaaagaatacaaaagaaaaaagagaaaCAACTCAAAAAAGTTCAAAAACTAATTACAAAAACGCAATCAGGGTCGTTAAGTTATTTGAAGAATAATATTGTTAGTTCGTctgtatttaataaattaatagatgaaaaaaagaaagaggGAAAAAATAATGACGCAAATAGGAAcagtgataatataaatgacacaaatgatatatataataataataataataaaaagaacaaaaaaaataaaattaaaaataataatgtgaataatatgaatatacaaGAATATTCTTCCGAATCATCacttgaagaaaataaagggAAAAATGATTTGTACTCTcatttagaaaatatatcaaaaaaaaaactgatcaaaaaattaaaaaataaaaataaacatgccaaggaaattgaaaaaaaaaagctattcaaaaaaatacaagaactcaaattaaataatacagaacaaaaaaatttaatgataccttttgatataaaaaatatatcgaaaaataatgaacatTTAGACAAACTTCTAAAAACATACGAAGAATTAAATATTGAATTACcacattatttaaaaataattaaaacgAAGATAGAGAAAAAAAGGAAACGATATCTTGACAAAATTGAATATCtaaaggaagaaaaaaatgtacaagaaaaagaaaatattataagtgAAGAAGAACAatgtgatataaaaaaaaaaaataaaattaatagttTTAAAGAACAATcacaaaattatatagaaacaaataatatcaatGAAACGTATAGTGATCAAAAtactaatattttaaaatctgAATCCAGTGATGAGgactataaaaaaatgaacccACACAATAATTACCATGACAGTGATATGGATGATGAAAGTATTTCTTCATATCATAACAGTGCAgaggaaaaagaaaaggatttaaataaaaatataaataacaacaacaataataataataataatacatgtaATGGTGATAAAAGAAAAGTGTGCTATAAAAATGTACAGGTGAACCGAAAAGAACATATTGATAAAGTTAGGTTATCTCTTCCAGTATTAGATTATGAACAAGAAATTATAGAAGCTGTCTTAAATTATGATGTAGTTTTTATTAACGGAGAAACTGGATGTGGTAAATCAACACAAGTACctcaatttttatatgaatatggTTTTACctcaaataattattttattggtATCACTCAACCAAGAAAAATAGCTGTCAAAAGTATTTGTAATAGATTAAATGTTGAACTAAATGAAGAAATTTGTGGTTATCAAATTCGATTTGAAAAATcgtattttttaaaacagaGTAAAATGAAGGTTATGACAGAAGGTATTTTATTGAAAGAAATTATGAGTGATTTTATTCTATCAAAATATAGTGTTATCATTCTAGATGAAGCACATGAAAGAAGTATAAATATGGATATTATTTTAGGAATTTTATCAATAATTTGTAAAATTAGAAAcgataattatcataatttcaAATCAGATATTATACCtatcaaaattataataatgtctGCAactattaatgataataatctttttaaaaataaaatcttCCAAAATTATACTACTGTAAATATTCCAACTCAAAAAATACCAGTTGTAGATCACTTCCTTTCTTATACACCTAAAGATTATGTTGAAGAggcaaaaagaaaaattattcaaataCATAAAAAGCTTCCACAGGGTAGTATATTAGTTTTCTTAACAAGCcaagaagaaatatatcgtttatataatatgctatcaaatttaaaaataacaacTTTGAAGTGTGAGGAACAaggagaaaataaaattatggaTGAAGTTAATTTTGATGTATTTGATTTAAGTGAAGGAGAGCAAAATAAGGATGAAAAGGTAAGTTTGTTTTTTAGAGAAactgatgaaaataaagagaAGAAAATTTTGTTCGACGTATCAGAGGAAGAGGATAATGTGGacagtgataataataataataataatagtgatgatgataataataataatagtgatgatgataataataacaatagtgatgatgataacaataacaatagtgatgatgataacaatagtgatgatgataacaatagtgatgataaaaataatagtgatgataataacaaTAGTGATGATCATAACAATAGTgatgatcataataatagtgatggtaataaaaaaaaaaatattattataaatacaaacaaattaaataataataccaaAAAAAACTCAAGCATTTGGAAAGGAAGTGATGGCTCAGGTACtctaaaaatttttaaattgtaTTCTAATTTGCCAATGAAAGAACAAATGAAATTATTTCATAACCCTAAAGATAATGAAcgtatatgtattttaagTACTAATATTGCTGAGACATCACTTACACTACCAAATATACGTTATGTTATAGACTGTggtaaagaaaaaagaaaaatatattcaaatttaaatgattattcatattatataattgatAATATTAGTAAATGCTCAGCTATACAAAGAAAAGGTAGAGCTGGTcgaattttatatttattaaaaaaaaataaaaagaataaaaaaaaaatggaaaatgaaaaaggacatgtttataaattatattcatctaattattataattatttttttaaaaatgataatgattatccaatattaaattatcctctcgattctttaattttatatttattaagttttaatataaaaaatgttgaaaatttcccttttattaataaaccTGATAAATCTAAATTTATTGAAGCAAAAAAAAGATTACTATATCTTAATTGtattcattttgtatataaagatattCAATTCCTTTTTAAACACATAGATCCAAAAAAATGCCTAAAAAATAGTATACAATTTCATATAAACAAATTTAATcctcataataaaaaagatggaATAACATTGACAGGaagttttatattatcattaccaATAAGTACAAGATATGCTAAAATATTTACAGATGTTTGCTTAAAATCATTAGCTATGAAACAAATACATACCATACCTCTAGCAGCATTATTAGTTTCTTCTTTATACCTCGAATCCATCTTTTCTTATGATTATAAacttaaaatgaaatatatgaaaaaaaaaacaaataataataataataatttaacaCTTCATCATCATAAAGAACAAgaagagagaaaaaaaaaaaatcagaaCAATTTGATAAACTTATTTTTagtaaacaaaaaaaatgaaaaagacaCATTCACAAACAGTGATGAtcatgatgatgatgatacaTTGTCAAGttctaataatgatatatctgatgataattttataaataacatCAATATTGATGAACTAGAAAATTTTAAAGAACAGTTTGATAATgatatacttttttatttaaatatttgtacaaaattttatttttcaaaagaCAGAAATACAACATGTCAAATTATGCAtcttgataaaaaaaaaatgaatgaattgttaaaattatcaaatcatttattaaaaatcataaattataaattaaatataaatatatctttagATATGTTAGAACAAAATATTTCTGATAtctcaaaaaatattattcattatgCAGTTATACAAGGATTCATAGATCATCTAGCTATTCGTTCAGATCTGGTTCATAATGAATATGCAAGAAATCAAAATAttagttataataataaaaaggcaTATATAActcaaaatatgaatatacctatatatataaattcaacctctgtattatataacaacag ACCTTATCCAAAATACATTCTTTACAACTACATCACAAAAAACAGAAACTCCTATGTTATGTTTGACTGTTTAAAAATCAATGATTCAGAATTAGCAAGTATTACTAatgtttgtatttttataaatgaatatgaaaGAATCCCACCAGcaaaatatgataaagataatgataaaattattgtttatataaaaccATTATATCTACCTTCTTCTCATTACTTATCTATAACAgataaagaattaaatgaaaaagattttcttttttataattattttgcattatttatattagatGGATctatgtttttaaaaatgacaAAATTTCAAATATTCTATTCACATACGACCtatgatataattaattctgcgcaagaaaatattaaaaggtTTATCGAAGCCTTAAGAAATGcccaaataaataatag aACTTCCTTAATAACTAAATGGAAGGAGGATAGAGACTTTCTCAAAGACGAATTTTTATCCTtgattgaaaaaaaatttaataaaaatcaaaatgacttttttaataataattggcCACCCGTGGATTAA